Proteins from one Desulfobacterales bacterium genomic window:
- the fdhD gene encoding formate dehydrogenase accessory sulfurtransferase FdhD, with amino-acid sequence MKPANQILLIRVTGDRAEERVDLVAAEIACTLVVNNRELVSLLCTPTELEALTLGFLLSEGLLEERNSLPAMGVDEEKSVVRVELPDLPTDWQDRFHKKTVTSGCGKGITFTDPGSLTSLPADRKPIHLTTGRIQDFLADFRNRSQLFISTGGVHSAALADSTKILLFAEDIGRHNAVDKLIGKAFLQEIPLRDKILISSGRISAEIMTKVVRNKIPVLISRTAPTCMAVTHAEDHGVTLIGFARGNRMNIYTHPLGVVLDNLTGDDNEEIV; translated from the coding sequence ATGAAACCGGCCAACCAGATACTGCTCATCCGGGTAACCGGCGACCGGGCGGAGGAACGGGTCGATCTCGTGGCCGCGGAGATTGCCTGTACCCTGGTCGTCAACAACCGGGAACTGGTCTCCCTTCTCTGCACCCCCACGGAACTCGAGGCCCTGACCCTGGGTTTTCTCCTCTCCGAAGGGTTGCTGGAAGAACGAAATTCCCTGCCGGCAATGGGGGTGGATGAAGAAAAATCCGTGGTCCGGGTAGAGTTGCCGGACCTGCCCACTGACTGGCAGGACCGCTTCCATAAAAAGACCGTCACCTCGGGCTGCGGCAAGGGCATTACCTTCACCGACCCGGGCAGTCTCACTTCCCTGCCCGCGGACCGGAAGCCTATCCATCTGACTACCGGACGGATCCAGGACTTTCTCGCTGATTTCAGAAACCGCTCCCAACTGTTCATCAGCACCGGCGGGGTGCACAGCGCGGCCCTGGCCGACAGCACGAAAATCCTACTGTTTGCCGAGGATATCGGCCGCCATAACGCGGTGGACAAGCTGATCGGCAAGGCATTTCTCCAGGAGATCCCGCTACGGGACAAAATCCTGATTTCCAGCGGCAGGATTTCCGCTGAGATCATGACCAAGGTGGTGCGCAACAAGATTCCGGTCCTGATCAGCAGAACAGCCCCGACCTGCATGGCCGTCACCCATGCCGAGGACCACGGCGTCACCCTGATCGGCTTTGCCCGGGGCAATAGAATGAACATCTACACCCACCCCCTGGGAGTGGTGCTGGACAACCTGACCGGCGATGATAATGAAGAAATCGTATAA